The following are encoded together in the Bos javanicus breed banteng chromosome 4, ARS-OSU_banteng_1.0, whole genome shotgun sequence genome:
- the PIP gene encoding prolactin-inducible protein, with protein sequence MYSLHLLLRASPAALLLILCLQLGTTKTQEDTTSRQLMTMDLQMLQIDTSEEATVVLEVSTDLRECMVVKAYLLSNIPIEGNFNYKFTSCLCNNYPRRFFWDLQTNSTVRITAVVDVIRELGICPDDWAVIPIKANRFSITKSLP encoded by the exons aTGTACTCTCTCCATCTCCTGCTCAGGGCCAGCCCTGCTGCCCTGCTTCTGATTCTTTGCCTGCAGCTGGGGACCACCAAAACTCAGGAAGACAC AACCAGTCGACAGTTGATGACAATGGACCTGCAGATGCTGCAAATAGACACAAGTGAAGAGGCCACCGTGGTGCTTGAAGTTTCAACAGATCTGAGGGAATGCATGGTG GTTAAAGCTTATCTTCTAAGCAACATTCCGATTGAAggcaattttaattataaattcacCTCCTGCCTCTGTAACAATTACCCAAGGAGATTCTTCTGGGATTTGCAAACCAACA GTACTGTAAGAATAACAGCAGTGGTTGATGTTATTCGTGAACTAGGTATCTGCCCGGATGACTGGGCAGTGATACCTATTAAAGCAAATCGCTTTTCTATCACTAAGAGCCTACCATAG